One genomic window of Candidatus Minimicrobia sp. QA0096 includes the following:
- a CDS encoding YebC/PmpR family DNA-binding transcriptional regulator, whose amino-acid sequence MSGHSKWATTHRQKAIVDAKRGAIFTKLGNQIAIAARGGTDPALNSSLAMAIEKAKAANMPSSNIQRAIDRVADKSAAALEEIAYEGYGPGGVGVIIETATDNRNRTLPEVKTALVKNGGRIADAGSVMFQFTRKGVITIEGSGEDLLLAVLDAGAEDAVEEDGEIIVYTELKDLASVRNKLVEQGLKVKDAELRYIANTPIEIADMETAQKLMKMIDALDDLDDVVNVHTNADITAE is encoded by the coding sequence ATGTCAGGACACAGTAAATGGGCTACAACTCACCGACAAAAAGCGATTGTTGACGCTAAGCGCGGCGCGATTTTTACGAAACTGGGTAATCAAATTGCTATTGCAGCACGTGGTGGCACAGACCCAGCGCTGAACTCAAGTTTGGCGATGGCAATTGAAAAAGCTAAGGCTGCAAATATGCCTAGCTCAAACATTCAGCGAGCAATTGACCGAGTTGCAGATAAGAGTGCGGCAGCTTTGGAGGAAATTGCTTACGAAGGTTATGGTCCTGGCGGCGTGGGCGTTATTATTGAAACAGCGACAGATAATCGTAATCGAACATTGCCAGAGGTAAAAACTGCGTTGGTTAAAAATGGCGGGAGAATTGCTGATGCTGGTAGTGTGATGTTCCAATTTACGCGCAAAGGCGTCATTACTATCGAAGGCAGCGGGGAAGATTTGTTGCTAGCGGTTTTGGATGCTGGCGCTGAAGATGCTGTCGAGGAAGACGGCGAAATTATCGTGTATACGGAGTTGAAAGATTTGGCGAGCGTGCGAAATAAATTGGTTGAGCAAGGCTTGAAGGTTAAAGATGCGGAACTGCGATATATTGCCAATACGCCGATAGAAATTGCCGACATGGAAACTGCGCAGAAATTGATGAAGATGATTGATGCGTTGGACGATTTGGATGACGTTGTGAATGTTCATACAAATGCGG